From Cellulophaga lytica DSM 7489, a single genomic window includes:
- the typA gene encoding translational GTPase TypA, translating to MSTTKNIAIIAHVDHGKTTLVDKIMYHCQLFRENQNTGDLILDNNDLERERGITIVSKNVSVVYKDTKINIIDTPGHADFGGEVERVLNMADGVLLLVDAFEGPMPQTRFVLQKAIDLGLKPCVVVNKVDKENCTPEEVHEKVFDLMFELGAEEWQLDFPTVYGSAKNNWMSDDWKNETENIEPLLDMVIEHIPTFEPKEGNTQMLITSLDYSSFTGRIAIGRLQRGGLKEGQQISLVKRDGTITKSKIKELYTFEGLGRLRVEEVNTGDICAIVGLEGFEIGDTVADMENPEKLESIAIDEPTMSMLFTINDSPFFGKDGKFVTSRHIKDRLERELEKNLALRVNETDSADKFLVFGRGVLHLSVLIETMRREGYELQIGQPQVIIKEIDGVKCEPVESLTIDLPEAVSGKAVEMVSMRKGEMTSMEAKGERMVCEFLIPSRGIIGLRNQLLTATAGEAIMAHRFLEYQPMRGDIPQRQNGSLVSMETGKAIPYSIDKLQDRGKFFVDPGEDIYEGQVIGENSRGDDMTVNITKTKKLSNVRSSGADDKAKIVPAIKFSLEEALEYIQKDEYVEVTPAHLRLRKIYLTENERKRNKIA from the coding sequence ATGTCAACAACAAAGAACATTGCAATTATTGCCCACGTAGATCACGGGAAAACGACCTTGGTAGATAAAATCATGTACCACTGTCAGTTATTTAGAGAAAACCAAAATACAGGTGATCTTATATTAGATAACAACGATTTAGAACGCGAACGCGGAATAACAATCGTATCTAAAAACGTTTCTGTAGTCTATAAAGACACAAAAATTAACATTATAGATACTCCTGGTCACGCCGATTTTGGTGGAGAGGTAGAGCGAGTATTAAATATGGCAGATGGAGTTTTACTTTTAGTAGATGCTTTTGAAGGACCTATGCCACAAACTCGTTTTGTATTGCAAAAAGCAATTGACCTTGGTTTAAAACCTTGTGTTGTTGTTAATAAGGTTGATAAAGAAAACTGTACGCCAGAAGAAGTACACGAAAAAGTTTTTGACTTAATGTTTGAGTTAGGAGCAGAGGAGTGGCAGTTAGATTTTCCAACAGTATACGGTTCAGCTAAAAATAACTGGATGAGTGACGACTGGAAAAACGAAACAGAAAATATAGAGCCATTATTAGATATGGTTATTGAGCATATTCCAACTTTTGAACCAAAAGAAGGAAATACTCAAATGCTTATTACTTCGTTAGATTATTCTTCATTTACAGGAAGAATTGCTATTGGTAGATTACAACGTGGTGGCTTAAAAGAAGGTCAGCAAATTTCTTTAGTAAAAAGAGATGGTACCATTACAAAATCTAAAATAAAAGAACTTTATACTTTTGAAGGTCTTGGTAGATTAAGAGTAGAAGAAGTTAATACAGGAGATATTTGTGCTATTGTAGGTTTAGAAGGATTTGAAATTGGTGATACTGTTGCTGATATGGAAAACCCTGAAAAATTAGAGAGTATTGCTATTGATGAGCCAACAATGAGTATGTTGTTTACAATTAACGATTCTCCTTTCTTTGGTAAAGATGGTAAGTTTGTAACTTCTCGTCATATTAAAGATCGTTTAGAGCGTGAGTTAGAGAAAAACTTAGCGTTACGTGTAAACGAAACTGATAGTGCTGATAAATTTTTAGTATTTGGACGTGGTGTATTACACTTGTCTGTACTTATTGAAACAATGCGTAGAGAAGGTTATGAACTACAAATTGGACAACCACAAGTTATTATTAAGGAGATTGATGGTGTTAAATGTGAGCCTGTAGAAAGTTTAACTATAGATTTACCAGAGGCTGTATCAGGTAAAGCAGTAGAAATGGTTTCTATGCGTAAAGGTGAAATGACTAGTATGGAGGCAAAAGGAGAGCGTATGGTATGCGAGTTCTTAATTCCTTCTCGTGGTATTATTGGTCTTAGAAACCAATTATTAACTGCAACTGCTGGTGAGGCTATTATGGCACACCGTTTCTTAGAGTACCAACCAATGCGTGGAGATATTCCTCAGCGTCAAAATGGTTCTTTAGTTTCTATGGAAACAGGAAAAGCAATTCCTTATTCTATTGATAAATTACAAGACAGAGGTAAGTTCTTTGTAGATCCAGGCGAAGATATTTACGAAGGTCAAGTAATTGGAGAAAACTCTAGAGGTGATGATATGACAGTTAACATCACTAAAACTAAAAAGTTATCTAACGTACGTTCTTCAGGGGCAGATGATAAAGCTAAAATTGTACCAGCTATTAAATTCTCTTTAGAAGAAGCTTTAGAATACATACAAAAAGATGAGTACGTAGAGGTAACTCCTGCGCACTTAAGATTACGTAAAATTTACTTAACAGAAAATGAACGTAAACGTAATAAAATAGCTTAA
- a CDS encoding TlpA disulfide reductase family protein, with protein MKTIKCLLAFTFALLCFSCDNTTKDTGTTIGSLHISSATPTPGDSLHLSYATTAKKEDINAFYYYTVGYKQYPVDLNLSKADSLYKASIVIPDSAIAIAFNFKNKKDFDTNNNKGYLLPLTNSNGDTLAGAMASLANFKLRMGANLGLDVDKKEAYKEMSSDVLSHKEIQKDWDVVFPRTFMAEDKTEAENYIKERIATYSNNTNLTEQDYRNLNSLYQTLGEKSKTDSLQLVMEEKFPTGTNAQQKAWATFYKEQDYEKQKQLYTKFKEVFGEKSKIKDYMVTRLAAKAIENGNKEEYVQLMSQVTDKNMLPSSYNSLAWSYAEKGENLDFAAEISKKSLELTKNAINNPEEKPAYSTKSQYIDNMKSSYNMYADTYALIKFKQGEIDEAISYQKEAIAEGKDPELNERYIMFLSEGKQYDTVLKEAAKFIEEGNTTAKINDYYKKAYITQNGSENGFEEKLKALEKVGHQKLVAKTKEEMINEKPKNFRLKNLEGETVELASLKGKTVILDFWATWCGPCKASFPGMQKAVDKYKDNKNVVFLFVDTMESGDYETRSKLAGDFVKNNNYSFQVVVDNPVKEGSREYQVASNFEVTGIPTKVIIGPDGNIKFVSVGYSGSTDKLVKELSLKIDLLNS; from the coding sequence ATGAAAACTATAAAATGTTTATTAGCATTTACATTTGCTTTGTTATGCTTTTCATGTGATAATACAACAAAAGACACTGGTACTACTATAGGATCTTTACATATTTCTAGTGCTACACCAACACCAGGAGACTCTTTACACCTAAGTTATGCCACTACAGCTAAAAAGGAAGATATTAATGCTTTTTACTATTATACGGTTGGTTATAAACAATATCCTGTAGATCTTAACTTGAGTAAAGCAGATAGTTTATACAAAGCTTCTATTGTAATACCAGATTCTGCAATTGCTATTGCGTTTAATTTTAAAAATAAAAAGGACTTTGACACTAACAATAACAAAGGATATTTGCTGCCATTAACAAATAGTAACGGCGACACTTTAGCTGGTGCAATGGCTAGTTTGGCTAACTTTAAATTAAGAATGGGTGCTAACCTTGGTTTAGATGTAGATAAAAAAGAAGCTTATAAAGAAATGAGCTCAGATGTATTATCTCATAAGGAAATTCAGAAAGACTGGGATGTTGTATTTCCTAGAACTTTTATGGCAGAAGATAAAACAGAAGCAGAAAACTATATTAAAGAACGTATTGCTACTTACTCTAATAACACCAACTTAACAGAACAAGACTATAGAAACCTTAACTCCCTATACCAAACTTTAGGAGAAAAAAGTAAAACAGATTCTTTACAGCTTGTTATGGAAGAAAAATTTCCTACTGGTACAAATGCACAGCAAAAAGCTTGGGCTACTTTTTATAAAGAACAAGATTATGAAAAGCAAAAACAGCTTTACACCAAATTTAAAGAAGTATTTGGCGAAAAAAGCAAAATTAAAGACTATATGGTTACTAGGCTAGCCGCTAAAGCCATAGAAAATGGAAATAAAGAAGAGTATGTACAACTAATGTCTCAGGTGACCGATAAAAATATGCTACCTAGCTCATATAATAGTCTTGCTTGGAGTTATGCAGAGAAAGGAGAAAATTTAGACTTTGCAGCAGAAATATCTAAAAAATCTCTAGAACTTACTAAAAACGCAATAAATAATCCTGAAGAAAAACCTGCATACAGTACAAAATCTCAGTACATAGATAATATGAAAAGTTCATACAATATGTATGCAGATACGTATGCGTTAATTAAGTTTAAACAAGGAGAAATTGATGAAGCCATAAGCTACCAAAAAGAAGCAATTGCAGAAGGCAAAGACCCTGAGCTTAATGAACGTTATATTATGTTTTTAAGTGAAGGTAAACAGTACGATACCGTTTTAAAAGAAGCCGCTAAATTTATTGAAGAAGGCAACACAACAGCAAAAATTAATGACTACTATAAAAAAGCTTACATTACACAAAACGGTTCTGAAAACGGTTTTGAAGAAAAGTTAAAAGCACTTGAAAAAGTTGGGCATCAAAAATTGGTTGCAAAAACCAAAGAAGAAATGATAAATGAAAAGCCTAAAAACTTTAGACTTAAAAATTTAGAAGGAGAAACGGTAGAACTAGCATCTTTAAAAGGTAAAACTGTTATTTTAGATTTTTGGGCAACCTGGTGTGGCCCTTGTAAGGCTTCTTTTCCTGGTATGCAAAAAGCTGTAGACAAATATAAAGACAATAAAAATGTGGTATTTTTATTTGTAGACACTATGGAAAGCGGTGACTATGAAACCAGAAGTAAATTAGCTGGTGATTTTGTAAAAAATAACAATTATAGCTTTCAGGTTGTGGTAGATAACCCTGTTAAAGAAGGTAGTAGAGAATACCAAGTTGCGTCTAATTTTGAGGTAACAGGTATACCTACAAAAGTAATTATTGGTCCGGACGGAAACATAAAATTTGTATCTGTTGGCTACAGTGGTAGTACAGATAAATTAGTAAAAGAATTATCATTAAAGATTGACTTGCTAAACTCGTAA
- a CDS encoding potassium/proton antiporter: MNLTIENILLVGSILLFISIIVGKTSYKFGVPTLLLFLVIGMLAGSDGIVGIKFDDPKLAQFIGVVSLNFILFSGGLDTNWNTVKPILKEGIVLSTIGVLLTAVTIGTFVFYITDFTIYESMLLGSIVSSTDAAAVFSILRSKNLALKNNLRPTLELESGSNDPMAYVLTLAFLTLVINQDQSIFSIIPMFIQQMALGAIAGFGFGKLSKYIINKIKLDFEGLYPVLVIALMFITFSATDFVGGNGFLAIYICAVYLGNQDLIHKKTILKMYDGLAWLMQIVLFLTLGLLVFPSKIIPVFGLGILISLFLIIVARPVSVFLSLLFFKMKFRRRFYISWVGLRGAVPIVFATYPLLAGIDKADMMFNIVFFISVSSVIIQGTTLSVMAKWLNVALPNEEKKLSATDLLMEDNPKALIKEIPVTANCYAVNKKIVDLGFPKHAIIAMIRRDNKYVTPNGSTVIEDKDILVVLADKQEAIDNVKSCLNK; encoded by the coding sequence ATGAACTTAACCATAGAAAATATATTATTAGTTGGCTCTATATTGCTTTTTATAAGCATAATAGTAGGCAAAACTTCTTATAAATTTGGAGTGCCAACTTTATTATTATTCTTGGTAATTGGTATGCTTGCTGGGTCTGATGGTATTGTGGGTATTAAGTTTGATGATCCAAAACTTGCTCAATTTATAGGTGTAGTCTCATTAAATTTTATTCTTTTTTCTGGTGGATTAGATACCAACTGGAACACGGTAAAACCCATATTAAAAGAAGGTATAGTACTATCTACAATTGGTGTGCTTTTAACCGCAGTTACTATAGGTACTTTTGTATTTTACATTACAGATTTTACAATTTATGAAAGTATGTTACTTGGCTCTATTGTATCTTCTACAGATGCAGCAGCTGTATTCTCTATTCTTAGATCTAAAAACTTAGCACTAAAAAACAATTTAAGACCAACTCTAGAGTTAGAGAGTGGTAGTAATGATCCTATGGCATATGTACTAACACTTGCCTTTTTAACTCTTGTTATAAATCAGGATCAAAGTATATTTTCTATAATACCAATGTTTATACAGCAAATGGCTTTGGGTGCTATTGCTGGTTTTGGGTTTGGTAAATTAAGTAAATACATTATAAATAAAATTAAACTAGATTTTGAAGGTTTGTACCCTGTACTTGTAATTGCATTAATGTTTATTACATTTTCTGCTACAGACTTTGTTGGTGGTAATGGCTTTTTGGCTATTTATATTTGTGCAGTTTACTTAGGTAACCAAGATCTAATTCACAAAAAAACCATTTTAAAAATGTATGATGGTTTAGCTTGGTTAATGCAAATTGTATTATTCTTAACACTTGGCTTACTTGTTTTTCCTTCTAAAATTATTCCGGTTTTTGGCCTTGGAATATTAATATCTCTATTCTTAATTATAGTAGCACGCCCTGTAAGTGTATTTTTAAGTCTACTATTTTTTAAAATGAAATTTAGACGTCGTTTTTACATCTCATGGGTAGGTTTACGTGGTGCAGTACCTATTGTTTTTGCTACATACCCACTATTAGCAGGTATAGATAAAGCAGATATGATGTTTAATATTGTGTTTTTTATATCAGTATCATCTGTAATAATACAAGGTACAACGTTATCTGTAATGGCAAAATGGTTAAATGTAGCCTTACCTAACGAGGAAAAAAAGTTAAGTGCTACAGACCTTCTTATGGAAGATAACCCAAAGGCATTAATAAAAGAAATTCCTGTTACCGCTAATTGCTACGCTGTAAATAAAAAAATTGTAGACTTAGGTTTTCCTAAACACGCAATTATAGCAATGATACGTAGAGATAATAAATACGTTACACCAAACGGGTCTACAGTTATTGAAGATAAAGATATATTAGTAGTACTTGCAGACAAGCAAGAAGCTATAGACAATGTAAAAAGCTGCCTTAATAAGTAA
- a CDS encoding family 16 glycosylhydrolase: MLKINLKYLIVLIIFSGLSCSSSSDDNTVNTAVNNDIAEETPFFIDGNSPTPLGKKWTKIENISDEFNNNSFDEAKWENTSTRWIGRAPGIFKANTVSEADGNLLLTSYELNEPEVINGDTFTHAGSNIYSKNAVQVGTYVECSMKANKTFMSSTFWLINVVGEGEGCDKRVTELDIQECVGQITGTANFAKTFDETMHSNTHSRNTACDETPVGSEGNNVTTGEKVWEDYHIYGAWWKSPTEIEFYLDGKKVYSITPKAEFNLQMYLRLVVETYDWNPVPEDGGMTGTKSERTTYYDWVRSWELKDI, from the coding sequence ATGTTAAAAATAAATTTAAAATATTTAATTGTATTGATCATTTTTAGTGGTTTATCATGTAGTAGTTCTAGTGATGATAATACCGTTAATACTGCTGTAAACAATGATATTGCTGAAGAAACTCCGTTTTTTATAGATGGTAACAGTCCTACTCCCTTGGGTAAAAAATGGACCAAGATTGAAAATATATCAGATGAGTTTAATAATAATAGTTTTGATGAAGCTAAATGGGAAAATACTAGTACACGTTGGATAGGCAGAGCTCCAGGAATTTTTAAAGCGAATACAGTATCAGAAGCTGATGGTAATTTATTGCTAACTTCATATGAGTTAAACGAGCCAGAAGTAATTAATGGCGACACTTTTACTCACGCAGGTTCTAATATTTACTCTAAAAACGCAGTACAAGTTGGTACTTATGTAGAATGTAGTATGAAAGCAAATAAAACTTTTATGTCTTCTACATTTTGGTTAATTAATGTTGTTGGTGAGGGTGAGGGTTGTGATAAAAGAGTAACAGAATTGGATATACAAGAGTGTGTTGGGCAAATTACAGGAACGGCAAATTTTGCTAAAACTTTTGATGAAACAATGCATTCAAATACACATAGTAGAAATACTGCTTGTGATGAAACCCCAGTTGGGTCTGAAGGAAATAATGTAACTACAGGAGAAAAGGTTTGGGAAGATTACCATATCTACGGTGCTTGGTGGAAGAGTCCAACAGAAATAGAGTTTTATCTTGATGGTAAAAAAGTTTATAGCATAACTCCCAAAGCAGAGTTTAATTTGCAAATGTACTTAAGGTTGGTGGTAGAAACTTATGATTGGAATCCAGTTCCTGAAGATGGAGGAATGACAGGTACTAAATCAGAAAGAACAACTTATTATGACTGGGTTAGATCTTGGGAATTAAAAGATATATAA
- a CDS encoding DUF3857 domain-containing protein, translating into MFKNILLFCIALISTTQLVAQESYTFGQLSDFDKNLTIYEKDSTANAVVLYEKGDNYFKVIDNRIQVVKKYYSKIKILKKEGLSKANVAISYYANNKVSEKIEDIKAVTHNGQSKIKLSLNNIFTVRENERWSTKKFAFPDAKVGSIIELEYTLTSPFIYNFKGWQFQSNIPKIYSEFNAKIPGNYVYNRSLIGFLKLETNTSEIEKRCFKVDGYPESADCEVLKYAMKDIPAFNDDEDFMLSPKNYISRIDFELSVHYDLKGGRDRFTQTWQDVDKEFKQDKNIGRQLTKKGFFEKNVPESLLTEGDSLTRAKNIFNFVKDRFTWNGKYGIYRDIRVKNAFDNKTGNIGEINISLINLLNSAGLKTDLVLLSTRSNGLPKKSHPVMSDFNYVIAKTIIGGKTYLLDASDKLMPFGMLPYRALNYQGRVMDFKNDSYWETITPQKDNQLYVLANLELDPETHKITGSYNEMNSGYLAIERKKVLNDTTEDDYLNDKEKEIGVNAEINEYNLVEEQSNEKRTVENFSYTDNTVLDQNTLYINPFLVKSFGSSNPFTAEDRKYPVDFGFKRTYTYAAKIKIPTSYTIVEIPKSINLSLPNKGGRLQMLVNSKPGLITVSFKLIINKEQYSPEEYFSLKELFKQVINAQNNSLIVLKKL; encoded by the coding sequence ATGTTTAAAAACATCTTATTATTTTGTATTGCTTTAATAAGCACTACACAACTTGTTGCGCAAGAAAGTTACACTTTTGGACAATTATCTGATTTTGATAAAAACTTAACTATTTATGAAAAAGACAGCACAGCCAATGCCGTTGTACTTTATGAAAAAGGCGATAATTACTTTAAGGTAATAGATAATAGGATACAAGTTGTAAAAAAGTATTATTCTAAAATAAAAATATTAAAAAAAGAAGGACTTTCTAAAGCTAATGTAGCTATTTCATATTATGCTAATAACAAGGTTAGTGAAAAAATTGAGGATATTAAAGCCGTTACTCATAATGGACAGTCTAAGATAAAATTATCGTTAAATAATATATTCACCGTCCGTGAAAATGAAAGATGGTCTACCAAAAAATTTGCTTTTCCTGATGCTAAGGTTGGTAGTATTATAGAACTTGAATACACTTTAACATCTCCTTTTATATACAATTTTAAAGGATGGCAATTTCAATCTAATATTCCAAAAATATATAGTGAGTTTAACGCAAAAATTCCCGGAAACTATGTTTATAATAGGAGTCTAATTGGTTTTTTAAAGTTAGAAACCAATACATCTGAGATAGAAAAAAGATGTTTTAAAGTAGATGGCTACCCAGAAAGCGCTGATTGCGAGGTATTAAAATATGCCATGAAAGATATACCTGCATTTAATGACGATGAAGATTTTATGCTCTCTCCTAAAAATTACATTTCTAGAATAGATTTTGAGTTATCTGTACATTATGATTTAAAAGGAGGTAGAGATAGATTTACACAAACTTGGCAAGATGTAGATAAAGAATTTAAACAAGATAAAAACATAGGTAGACAATTAACTAAAAAAGGTTTTTTTGAGAAAAATGTACCAGAGTCTCTATTAACAGAAGGTGACTCTTTAACCAGAGCTAAAAACATTTTTAATTTTGTAAAAGATAGGTTTACTTGGAATGGCAAGTATGGTATTTACAGGGATATTAGAGTAAAAAATGCTTTTGATAATAAAACAGGAAACATAGGTGAAATAAATATTTCCTTAATAAACCTATTAAACAGTGCTGGTTTAAAAACAGATTTAGTCTTATTATCTACCAGAAGTAATGGCTTGCCTAAAAAATCTCATCCGGTAATGTCTGATTTTAACTATGTGATAGCTAAAACTATAATTGGCGGAAAAACATATTTACTAGATGCGTCTGATAAGTTAATGCCATTTGGTATGTTACCATACAGAGCATTAAACTACCAAGGTAGAGTAATGGACTTTAAAAACGATAGTTACTGGGAAACTATTACGCCACAAAAAGACAATCAGCTTTACGTATTAGCTAACTTAGAATTAGATCCAGAAACTCATAAAATTACAGGCTCCTATAATGAAATGAATAGTGGTTATTTAGCTATTGAAAGAAAAAAAGTTTTAAACGACACCACAGAAGATGATTATTTAAACGATAAGGAAAAAGAGATTGGGGTTAATGCAGAAATTAACGAGTATAATTTAGTTGAAGAGCAAAGCAATGAAAAACGTACTGTTGAAAATTTCTCATATACTGACAACACTGTACTAGACCAAAATACATTGTATATAAACCCGTTTTTAGTTAAGTCTTTTGGCTCCTCTAACCCTTTCACTGCAGAAGATCGTAAATACCCTGTAGATTTTGGATTTAAACGTACTTACACTTATGCAGCCAAAATAAAAATTCCAACAAGCTACACCATTGTAGAAATACCTAAAAGTATTAACTTGTCTCTACCTAACAAAGGAGGTAGATTGCAAATGTTGGTTAACTCTAAACCTGGATTAATTACTGTGTCCTTCAAATTAATAATAAATAAAGAACAATATAGTCCTGAAGAATACTTTTCTTTAAAAGAACTTTTTAAACAAGTAATTAATGCTCAGAACAATTCTTTAATTGTTTTAAAAAAACTTTAA
- a CDS encoding DMT family transporter, with translation MNWIILIIAGLFEVAFAYCLGKAKEATGIDIYLWYGGFLVCATISFLLLIKAIQTIPVGTGYAVWTGVGAVGTVLVGILVFKDPSNFWRVFFITTLIGSIIGLKAVSH, from the coding sequence ATGAACTGGATAATTTTAATAATTGCAGGACTTTTTGAGGTTGCTTTTGCCTATTGCCTTGGTAAAGCAAAAGAAGCTACAGGAATAGACATATACTTATGGTATGGAGGTTTTCTTGTTTGCGCAACTATTAGCTTTTTATTATTAATTAAAGCTATACAAACCATACCAGTTGGCACTGGTTACGCGGTATGGACAGGTGTTGGTGCGGTAGGCACTGTACTTGTTGGCATTTTAGTATTTAAAGATCCAAGCAATTTTTGGAGAGTTTTCTTTATAACCACACTTATTGGTTCTATTATTGGCTTAAAAGCAGTTTCTCATTAG
- the kdsA gene encoding 3-deoxy-8-phosphooctulonate synthase codes for MNLDLIPQIKHTKSDNFFLLSGPCAIEGEDMALRIAEKIITITDKLEIPYVFKGSFKKANRSRVDSFTGIGDEKALKILRKVSETFKVPTVTDIHEVSDAEKAAEYVDVLQIPAFLVRQTDLVVAAANTGKVVNLKKGQFMSPESMQHAVTKVTDSNNQQVMVTDRGTMFGYQDMIVDFRGIPTMKQYAPVVLDVTHSLQQPNQSSGVTGGRPDMIETIARAGIVTGADGIFMETHFDPANAKSDGANMLHLDHLERVLTNLVAIRKTVNSLE; via the coding sequence ATGAACTTAGATCTTATACCTCAAATAAAACACACAAAAAGCGACAATTTTTTCTTACTATCTGGCCCTTGTGCTATAGAAGGTGAGGATATGGCTTTACGTATTGCTGAAAAAATAATTACAATTACAGATAAGTTAGAAATTCCTTATGTTTTTAAAGGAAGTTTTAAAAAAGCAAACCGTAGTAGAGTAGATTCCTTTACAGGGATTGGTGATGAAAAAGCGCTTAAAATATTACGCAAAGTATCAGAAACTTTTAAAGTTCCTACAGTTACAGATATTCATGAAGTATCTGATGCAGAAAAAGCTGCAGAATATGTAGATGTATTGCAAATACCTGCTTTTTTAGTTAGGCAAACAGATTTAGTTGTTGCGGCTGCAAATACAGGTAAAGTTGTTAACCTTAAAAAAGGACAATTTATGAGTCCTGAAAGTATGCAACATGCAGTTACTAAGGTTACAGATAGCAACAACCAACAAGTTATGGTTACAGATCGTGGTACTATGTTTGGCTACCAAGATATGATTGTAGATTTTAGAGGTATACCAACTATGAAGCAATATGCACCTGTTGTATTAGACGTAACACACTCTTTACAACAGCCAAACCAATCTTCTGGTGTTACAGGTGGTAGACCAGATATGATAGAAACCATTGCAAGGGCCGGTATTGTAACTGGTGCAGATGGTATTTTTATGGAAACACATTTTGACCCAGCAAATGCTAAAAGTGATGGTGCAAATATGTTACACTTAGATCATTTAGAGCGAGTACTAACAAACCTAGTAGCCATTAGGAAAACAGTAAATAGTTTAGAGTAA
- the ppgK gene encoding polyphosphate--glucose phosphotransferase, whose amino-acid sequence MEVLGIDIGGSGIKGALVNVKTGEKITERFRIPTPPTKKPKEMAKVVKKIIKHFNYNGPVGCGFPTLIKNGICKTPGNLHKKWVDTDVTKLFSETTGLPFTVINDADAACYAEMNYGVGKELKGFVIMITVGTGLGSSAYLDGKLIPNFELGQIPYKKHKKIELWAADSARQREELSFKKWGKRLNTFLQYVELLVAPDTIVIGGGISKEFDKFSKHIKINTPVIPAVLENHAGIIGAASATIKNKKHKKKPL is encoded by the coding sequence ATGGAAGTACTTGGTATAGACATTGGTGGTTCTGGAATTAAAGGAGCACTTGTAAACGTAAAAACAGGAGAAAAAATTACAGAACGATTTAGGATTCCTACTCCGCCTACTAAAAAACCAAAAGAAATGGCTAAGGTGGTTAAAAAAATTATTAAACATTTTAATTACAACGGACCAGTTGGTTGTGGGTTTCCTACGTTAATAAAAAACGGAATTTGTAAAACACCAGGAAATTTACATAAAAAATGGGTAGACACAGACGTGACTAAACTTTTTTCTGAAACTACTGGCTTACCTTTTACAGTTATTAATGATGCTGATGCTGCTTGTTATGCTGAAATGAACTATGGTGTAGGTAAAGAGCTTAAAGGCTTTGTAATTATGATTACCGTAGGTACCGGCTTAGGAAGTAGTGCTTACTTAGATGGTAAACTAATTCCTAATTTTGAGTTAGGACAAATACCATATAAAAAACATAAAAAAATAGAACTATGGGCAGCAGACTCTGCCAGACAAAGAGAAGAACTTTCTTTTAAAAAATGGGGAAAACGTTTAAACACTTTTCTACAATACGTAGAGTTGTTAGTAGCACCAGATACTATAGTTATTGGTGGTGGTATATCTAAGGAGTTTGATAAATTTAGCAAACACATAAAAATTAATACCCCCGTAATACCTGCTGTTTTAGAAAATCACGCGGGAATTATAGGCGCCGCCTCTGCTACTATAAAAAATAAAAAGCATAAAAAAAAGCCTTTATAA